From the genome of Staphylococcus haemolyticus, one region includes:
- the tpx gene encoding thiol peroxidase, with protein MTQITFKNNPIHLAGSEVSEGQHAPDFKVLDNDLNEVSLENYKGQKKLISVVPSIDTGVCDQQTRKFNEEAAQEDGVVLTISADLPFAQKRWCASNGLDNVITLSDHKDLSFGQQYGVVMEELRLLARSVFVLDSNDKVVYKELVSEGTDFPNFDAALEAYRNI; from the coding sequence ATGACACAAATTACTTTTAAAAATAATCCAATTCATTTAGCTGGTTCTGAAGTATCAGAAGGGCAACATGCTCCTGACTTTAAAGTATTAGATAACGATTTAAATGAAGTTAGTTTAGAAAATTATAAAGGTCAAAAGAAATTAATCAGCGTTGTACCTTCTATTGATACAGGTGTGTGTGACCAACAAACTCGTAAATTTAATGAAGAAGCGGCGCAAGAAGACGGTGTTGTTTTAACGATTTCTGCAGATTTACCATTTGCTCAAAAAAGATGGTGTGCATCAAATGGTTTAGATAACGTTATCACTTTAAGTGACCATAAAGACTTATCATTTGGTCAACAATATGGTGTCGTTATGGAAGAGTTAAGATTATTAGCTCGTTCTGTATTTGTATTAGATAGCAATGACAAAGTTGTATATAAAGAATTAGTTAGCGAAGGTACTGATTTTCCTAACTTTGATGCTGCATTAGAAGCATATCGCAACATTTAA